The window CGGATGCGGGCTCGGCCATCGGGCTGGTGATGAGACCTTCTAACGGGGCCATCCTTGCGATGTCGAGTCTGCCAACCTATGACCCGAATCTGTTCTGGGATTTTGGGGCGGCAGAGAGAAGAAATCTGGCAATCAATGATCTCATCCACATCGGCGGTTTCAACCGGTTGTTCCGACTTGCCGCTTTGTATGAAAAAGAAAGTCGGGCCGGTGCAGGTGAAGGGAGTCCGGCAGGAAGTATCGAAGCCCTGAAGATGTCGTTGCAGGGAGAGTATCAACCGCGTTCTCTGGCAGAGGATGGAGTTGCCTATTTCAGCCTGGAGTCGGGAACTTTGGTGTCCGGAGAGCTGTTCTGGGATGAGGAGTTTAAACTTTCCCCGGCCGAGGAGCTGCAATTTAAGGAGATGGTCGGCTTGACCGGCGATATCAAGGTCGATCTGCCGCTGGTAAACAGTGTGAGCAGCACTGGAAAAGAACCGGCGGGAAAGCCGCCGGAGATGTATGAATCCGGATTGCAGACAACCGCTGTCAATCTGGCGACGGCATTTTCAAGGATCATTAATGATGGCAGTCCGCTGACCCCTCATCTGGCGACCGGCATCCTTGGACCGAATTCCGGGAAAACGGCAAGACTGCGACACGAGAAGCCTCCGGGCGTGCTGTCGCCTGAGACCGGCAACCGGATCAGGAATTTCCTCTCGGGATTCGCCCGGAAAAAAGATGATGCTGTTTTCATGGAAGCTTTTCAGGTGATGGAGAATCCACTGGAAAAAAGGCTGGCTGCCCTGGCTGCGAGTTCTGCGGCCAGGGGAGATGTGGTGGCGGGAAATGACGGAAAGAATTCCAAGCGCTCCCGCCCTGAGAGATACCAGACGCTCCTGCTCGGATTTGCGCCTCTGGAAAAACCGGACCTGGCCCTTCTGATTGTTCTGAAGGATGCAGTCCTGGATCAGGGAAGGAAATCCCCCACACGGGTCATGGCGGAAAAGAACATGAATACCTTCCGGAAGCTGGCAAATGAAGAGTGGAATCCCTCAGGGCAGCCAACGGACTCTTCAGCACATGCCAGGGCCTATCAGGAGTGGCTTAGGAGCAACAAGGATCAGAAAACAAATTCGGATCTTATTTCGGACGAGGAGCAGGTGAGGATGCCTGATCTGAGGGGAATGAGTCTTCGGAAGGCGCTGCAGGTGATTCAGCCGCTGGGGCTTACGATCCGGGTCAAAGGGTCAGGCGAAGTGGTTTCCCAGGAACCCGGGCCGGGGAAGAAGATCAGCAAGGAAGTCTGTGTTCTTGAATTGAAGGAAAGTCGGAAGTGATAACGTCTGCCGCAGATAGCCGGAAATTGCCATTTCTGGAAGATGTCGTGCAGGGTCTTGGCATTGCTCTTGTTCCGGGTGTGGCCGGGATTCAATTAAAAGGGATCACCGCCGATTCGCGAAGAGTTCTGCCGGGGTTTCTTTTTGTGGCTATCGAGGGTGGGCGGAGTGATGGGCATGATTTCCTGGTAAGCGCGGTGAATCAGGGGTGTGCGGCATTGCTGGTGCAGAGTGATCGCGCGGAACGCGCTGCTGGTCTTGGGGTTCCGGTGCTGGTTGCCCGGGATCCTAGAAAGACTTTTGCCGGGCTGGTCGCGGCCTTTTATGGTCATCCGGAGCGTGAACTGGTAATGATCGGGGTGACCGGAACCAACGGCAAGACCACCACCTGTTACATACTGGAGTCGATTCTCAAGGCAGCAGGTTTTTCACCGGGAGTGATCGGAACCGTAAGCTACAGGTATCAGGGCTTCGAGAAAAAGGCCAGCCTCACCACCCCGGAGCCTGAAGAACTGTTCCGGCTCTTTCGGGACATGGTCGATGAAGGGGTCACCCATCTGCTGATGGAGGTTTCATCCCATTCGCTGATCCAGAGCCGGTTGGTCGGAGTGTTGTTTGATGTTGCGGTCTTTACCAATCTCAGCCGGGATCACCTCGATTTTCATGGTGAGA of the Pseudomonadota bacterium genome contains:
- a CDS encoding PASTA domain-containing protein; translated protein: MKDVPGKAGKRNIALAIGILFLIAWLGALVVAIKDTFFTPRTIVAKSFAEDLQMSGATTATRYKILDRRHEELAVSFRMNSVYARPLEIADPEKGVAFLAETLELDEKMLLRELRAERSFVWLGRHLPAEKTAGIQKKGLPGVYITNESQRYYPFHQTASHVLGFLKDDHGLAGVESFYDRMLRVTAEDTASSGANQEITGHVVLALDIRVQELLEKQLGLVMSEADAGSAIGLVMRPSNGAILAMSSLPTYDPNLFWDFGAAERRNLAINDLIHIGGFNRLFRLAALYEKESRAGAGEGSPAGSIEALKMSLQGEYQPRSLAEDGVAYFSLESGTLVSGELFWDEEFKLSPAEELQFKEMVGLTGDIKVDLPLVNSVSSTGKEPAGKPPEMYESGLQTTAVNLATAFSRIINDGSPLTPHLATGILGPNSGKTARLRHEKPPGVLSPETGNRIRNFLSGFARKKDDAVFMEAFQVMENPLEKRLAALAASSAARGDVVAGNDGKNSKRSRPERYQTLLLGFAPLEKPDLALLIVLKDAVLDQGRKSPTRVMAEKNMNTFRKLANEEWNPSGQPTDSSAHARAYQEWLRSNKDQKTNSDLISDEEQVRMPDLRGMSLRKALQVIQPLGLTIRVKGSGEVVSQEPGPGKKISKEVCVLELKESRK